A portion of the Oreochromis niloticus isolate F11D_XX linkage group LG10, O_niloticus_UMD_NMBU, whole genome shotgun sequence genome contains these proteins:
- the LOC100693548 gene encoding uncharacterized protein LOC100693548 isoform X2, translating to MILTGRSLCLPSRATVQELFSVARDASIIPDISMDPVLTTFLSLDSSAALQHQYDFLQRSMSLEQQSTFNLNLTAQLGGSRVRAQGSTEGPSLTQPSRPKRIFGISSSSRIGWIIHSFLSLIPGIANNQDQMAETTELYDNWLKFELLDHYERMTTKKRMSSVSMQQWLTGAAIHLHIRIHQARLQSVPSGSVESMRISYKTGLGHLVRGYTAYLRANIQETPALGPQKPRTSAANRPKHANTSTITNMTCSNSLLVNGSQVGPSNKSTTPSSTAGINRGCKTNESGGDFGFNVLNGSNDTMMTGDTLNTSSRYSRKEEGSMLGLLVIEPSRNISHSVQHHPCESPAIQEALVTRIINVQDLDRNRNFFLYHDRVFQSLLRQRDDFELRTN from the exons ATGATCCTGACGGGCCGCAGTTTGTGTCTTCCTTCTCGAGCCACGGTCCAGGAGCTCTTCTCGGTGGCTCGAGATGCCAGCATCATCCCTGATATCTCCATGGATCCTGTCCTTACCACCTTCCTGTCGCTGGACTCGTCAGCAGCGTTGCAGCATCAGTACGACTTCTTACAGCGGAGCATGAGCCTGGAGCAGCAGAGCACGTTCAACCTCAACCTGACGGCGCAGCTGGGAGGCAGCAGG GTCCGAGCACAAGGATCAACAGAGGGTCCCTCGTTAACTCAACCATCCCGGCCTAAGAGGATTTTTGGCATCAGCAGCTCATCAAGAATCGGCTGGATTATCCACAGCTTCCTCAGCCTTATCCCAGGCATCGCCAACAACCAGGATCAGATGGCTGAGACCACAGAGCTCTACGATAACTGGCTGAAATTTGAGCTTCTCGACCATTATGAGAGGATGACcacaaagaaaagaatgagTTCAGTGTCGATGCAGCAGTGGCTGACAGGAGCTGCAATTCACCTGCACATAAGAATCCACCAG GCCCGTCTGCAGTCTGTGCCATCAGGATCAGTTGAATCAATGCGCATTTCTTATAAGACGGGGTTAGGTCACCTGGTTCGGGGCTATACAGCCTACCTACGCGCAAACATCCAGGAGACTCCAGCTCTTGGTCCACAAAAACCAAGAACCAGTGCTGCCAACAGACCTAAACATGCTAACACATCTACTATAACCAATATGACATGCTCCAACAGCCTCCTTGTTAATGGTAGCCAGGTTGGTCCAAGTAATAAATCTACCACACCCAGTTCAACTGCAGGAATTAACAGAGGCTGTAAAACTAATGAATCAGGTGGAGACTTTGGATTTAATGTCCTAAATGGAAGCAATGACACCATGATGACAGGAGACACCCTCAACACTTCATCCAGATACAGCAGGAAGGAGGAAGGCAGCATGCTTGGACTGTTAGTTATCGAGCCCTCGAGAAATATAAGTCACAGTGTGCAGCATCACCCCTGTGAGTCTCCAGCCATACAAGAAGCTCTGGTGACTCGAATAATCAACGTGCAGGACCTGGACAGGAACAGAAATTTTTTCCTGTATCATGACAGAGTTTTTCAGAGCCTGCTAAGGCAGAGGGACGACTTCGAACTGAGGACAAAttag
- the LOC100693548 gene encoding uncharacterized protein LOC100693548 isoform X1 has protein sequence MILTGRSLCLPSRATVQELFSVARDASIIPDISMDPVLTTFLSLDSSAALQHQYDFLQRSMSLEQQSTFNLNLTAQLGGSRVICGGVGVVALALSMLFDQVAQQVRAQGSTEGPSLTQPSRPKRIFGISSSSRIGWIIHSFLSLIPGIANNQDQMAETTELYDNWLKFELLDHYERMTTKKRMSSVSMQQWLTGAAIHLHIRIHQARLQSVPSGSVESMRISYKTGLGHLVRGYTAYLRANIQETPALGPQKPRTSAANRPKHANTSTITNMTCSNSLLVNGSQVGPSNKSTTPSSTAGINRGCKTNESGGDFGFNVLNGSNDTMMTGDTLNTSSRYSRKEEGSMLGLLVIEPSRNISHSVQHHPCESPAIQEALVTRIINVQDLDRNRNFFLYHDRVFQSLLRQRDDFELRTN, from the exons ATGATCCTGACGGGCCGCAGTTTGTGTCTTCCTTCTCGAGCCACGGTCCAGGAGCTCTTCTCGGTGGCTCGAGATGCCAGCATCATCCCTGATATCTCCATGGATCCTGTCCTTACCACCTTCCTGTCGCTGGACTCGTCAGCAGCGTTGCAGCATCAGTACGACTTCTTACAGCGGAGCATGAGCCTGGAGCAGCAGAGCACGTTCAACCTCAACCTGACGGCGCAGCTGGGAGGCAGCAGGGTAATCTGTGGAGGAGTGGGGGTTGTTGCTCTGGCTCTGTCCATGCTTTTTGATCAGGTTGCCCAACAG GTCCGAGCACAAGGATCAACAGAGGGTCCCTCGTTAACTCAACCATCCCGGCCTAAGAGGATTTTTGGCATCAGCAGCTCATCAAGAATCGGCTGGATTATCCACAGCTTCCTCAGCCTTATCCCAGGCATCGCCAACAACCAGGATCAGATGGCTGAGACCACAGAGCTCTACGATAACTGGCTGAAATTTGAGCTTCTCGACCATTATGAGAGGATGACcacaaagaaaagaatgagTTCAGTGTCGATGCAGCAGTGGCTGACAGGAGCTGCAATTCACCTGCACATAAGAATCCACCAG GCCCGTCTGCAGTCTGTGCCATCAGGATCAGTTGAATCAATGCGCATTTCTTATAAGACGGGGTTAGGTCACCTGGTTCGGGGCTATACAGCCTACCTACGCGCAAACATCCAGGAGACTCCAGCTCTTGGTCCACAAAAACCAAGAACCAGTGCTGCCAACAGACCTAAACATGCTAACACATCTACTATAACCAATATGACATGCTCCAACAGCCTCCTTGTTAATGGTAGCCAGGTTGGTCCAAGTAATAAATCTACCACACCCAGTTCAACTGCAGGAATTAACAGAGGCTGTAAAACTAATGAATCAGGTGGAGACTTTGGATTTAATGTCCTAAATGGAAGCAATGACACCATGATGACAGGAGACACCCTCAACACTTCATCCAGATACAGCAGGAAGGAGGAAGGCAGCATGCTTGGACTGTTAGTTATCGAGCCCTCGAGAAATATAAGTCACAGTGTGCAGCATCACCCCTGTGAGTCTCCAGCCATACAAGAAGCTCTGGTGACTCGAATAATCAACGTGCAGGACCTGGACAGGAACAGAAATTTTTTCCTGTATCATGACAGAGTTTTTCAGAGCCTGCTAAGGCAGAGGGACGACTTCGAACTGAGGACAAAttag
- the rabgef1 gene encoding rab5 GDP/GTP exchange factor, translating into MSQRTERRGIHVDQSDLLCKKGCGYYGNAAWQGLCSKCWREEYQRVRQKQIQDDWALAEKLQREEEAAYASSHGVQTQSTTPPQPGHTSLGPFSKFEEKKTNEKTRKVTTVKKFFSPSSRTASKKETQEGKTSPSISRHASFDTDQVSKDFVEFLKNLQKPGREIHKQCRAFLVNMSSKKDLGADELSECVQDFYQNLADRQMTHFKGSSESVEQVMDQVEKYIMTRLYKSVFCPETTDDERKDLATQNRIRALHWVTIQMLCVSMDEEIPEVSENVVKAITDIIEMDSKRVPRDKLACITRCSKHIFSAIRITKNEPASADDFLPALIYIVLKANPPRLQSNIQYITRFCNPSRLMTGEDGYYFTNLCCAAAFIEKLDAQSLNLSPEEFERYMSGQASPRCSSAEGEWPHTGQGAGVAATNPVLAQLNHNLEQLSSISSRQEKVMEAAQSLQADLLSWTESVQREVNDILEKYPLTCTVSAIDANNIDNDNLPPPLTPQVFAG; encoded by the exons ATGAGTCAGCGGACGGAGCGACGGGGGATACACGTGGACCAATCAGACCTGCTGTGCAAAAAGGGATGCGGTTACTATGGCAACGCAGCCTGGCAGGGCCTGTGCTCCAAGTGCTGGAGGGAGGAGTACCAGCGGGTACGGCAGAAACAGATCCAGGACGACTGGGCACTGGCAGAAAA GCTGCAACGAGAGGAGGAGGCGGCGTATGCCAGTAGTCACGGCGTGCAGACTCAGTCCACAACGCCCCCGCAGCCCGGACATACCTCGCTGGGTCCCTTCTCCAAGTTTGAGGAGAAGAAAACCAACGAAAAGACTCGGAAAGTGACCACCGTCAAGAAGTTCTTCAGCCCTTCGTCACGAACTGCTTCTAAAAAAG AAACCCAAGAAGGTAAAACCAGTCCGTCCATCAGCCGCCATGCCAGCTTCGATACGGACCAAGTGTCCAAAGACTTTGTGGAGTTCCTGAAAAACCTCCAGAAGCCCGGCCGGGAGATCCACAAGCAGTGCCGAGCCTTCCTCGTGAACATGTCAAGCAAGAAG GACCTGGGTGCCGATGAGCTGTCAGAGTGCGTTCAAGATTTCTACCAGAACTTGGCCGACCGCCAGATGACTCACTTTAAAG GCTCCTCTGAGTCTGTGGAGCAGGTGATGGACCAAGTGGAAAAGTACATCATGACTCGTCTGTACAAGAGCGTTTTCTGTCCAGAAACCACGGATGACGAGAGGAAGGACTTGGCCACACAGAACAGGATAAG GGCTTTGCACTGGGTGACCATCCAGATGCTCTGTGTGTCCATGGATGAAGAAATCCCGGAAGTCTCTGAGAATGTGGTGAAAGCGATAACAG ATATCATTGAGATGGACTCGAAGAGGGTTCCTCGGGACAAACTGGCCTGCATCACACGCTGCAGTAAACACATCTTCAGCGCTATTAGGATCACCAAGAACGAGCCGGCGTCCGCCGACGACTTTCTCCCCGCGCTCATTTACATCGTGTTGAAGGCTAATCCTCCACGACTTCAGTCCAACATCCAGTACATCACCCGATTCTGCAACCCCAGCAGGCTGATGACCGGAGAGGATGGATACTACTTCACCAACCtg tgctGTGCAGCTGCCTTCATCGAGAAGTTGGACGCTCAGTCTCTCAATCTTTCCCCGGAGGAGTTTGAGCGTTACATGTCGGGCCAAGCTTCGCCAAGATGCAGCAGCGCAGAGGGCGAGTGGCCCCACACCGGTCAAGGGGCTGGCGTGGCTGCCACCAACCCTGTCCTGGCCCAGCTCAACCACAATCTGGAGCAGCTGTCGAGCATCAGCAGCCGGCAGGAGAAGGTGATGGAGGCCGCTCAGAGCCTCCAGGCTGACCTGCTCTCCTGGACCGAGAGCGTCCAGCGGGAGGTGAATGACATCCTGGAAAAATATCCGCTGACCTGCACAGTTTCTGCCATCGATGCCAACAACATAGACAACGACAACCTGCCGCCACCGCTGACCCCACAGGTGTTCGCAGGGTAG